A single window of Athene noctua chromosome 1, bAthNoc1.hap1.1, whole genome shotgun sequence DNA harbors:
- the LOC141966728 gene encoding nuclear pore complex protein Nup98-Nup96-like, with the protein MLFVFVPSVRPRVHMAKRVANLLRVVLSLQPLAEAAPDPQRVPLRLLAPHIGRLPMPEDYALEELRGLTQSYLRELTTR; encoded by the exons atgttgtttgtttttgtcccctctgtgcggccccgtgtcc ACATGGCCAAACGCGTGGCCAACCTGCTGCGCGTGGTGCTGAGCCTGCAGCCCCTGGCCGAGGCCGCCCCGGACCCCCAGCGCGTGCCCCTGCGCCTGCTGGCCCCCCACATCGGGCGCTTGCCCATGCCCGAGGACTACGCCTTGGAGGAGCTGCGCGGCCTCACCCAGTCCTACCTGCGCGAGCTGACCACGCGCTGA